The following is a genomic window from Rhododendron vialii isolate Sample 1 chromosome 9a, ASM3025357v1.
AAGTAGCccatttgattttatttccATTGCCAATGCAGAAATCTGTTAAAAGGTAGAAAAATGGCTTCTGGGTTAGAACCAGTACCACTTACTTCGCAAAAGCACGACCCGGCATGGAAACATTGCCAAATGTTTAAAAATGGGGATAGGGTTCAGCTCAAGTGTTTGTATTGTGGCAAAATCTTCAAGGGTGGTGGGATTCATAGGATTAAAGAACATCTGGCCGGACAGAAGGGTAATGCCTCTACTTGCCTCAGAGTGCAGCCCGATGTTCGCCTCCTTATGCAAGAGAGCTTAAATTGTGCTGTGgcgaagaagaggaagaaacaaaaaatcGCAGACGAGATAACGAGTTTTAATGATCCGTCGGGGAGTGAGATAGACCCTTTTGGCAATAAGTGTGGTTTGAACACCGAAGTCGAGTTGATTGCAGTTCCTGAAGCGGTTGAACTTGATTCTACTTTGTTAATAAATCAGGAAGGAGAGAGTACAAGCAACAAAGGAGCAGGtagaaagaagaaagggagagtTAGAAAAGCCTCGCGTTCTTCAATTCCTAACGCTCTTGTAGTTAATGATAATACTCTAGTCGGTTCAAAAAGGACTAACAATCACGCTAGTATGGCAATAAGCCGGTTTTTTTATGATGTTGGCATACCTTTAGATGCTGTGAAATCGATGTATTTCCAAGCAATGGTTGATGCCATTGCTTCACAAGGAGACGCAGGTGTTGTGGCTCCCACTTATCATGATCTTCGTAGTTCTATGTTGAAAAATGCACTTCAAGAAGTAAGAAATGACATTGACCAATGCATGGGGACGTGGGGAAAGAGTGGCTGTTCTGTTTTGGTCGACGAATGGGTCTTGGAGAAAGGTAGAACATTGGtgaactttttggttttttgtccTGAAGGAATGACGTTCTTGAGGTCTGTGGATATATCTGACATCCTGGATTCCCCTGATTCTCTGTATGAGTTACTTAAGGGAGTGGTGGAAGAAGTTGGGATAAGAAATGTTTTGCAAGTGGTTACTAATATTGAAGAGAGATATGTCATTGCTGCAAAGAGGTTGACCGATGATTTTCCTACTGTTTTTTGGACTCCTTGTGCTGCTCATTGCATCGATTTGATTCTTGAAGATTTTAAAAAGCTTGAGTGGATAAATGTGATTATAGAGCAAGCTAAATCTATTTCGAGATTTATTTACAACCACagtgttgttttgaatatgaTGAGAAGCTATACTTTTGGTGTTGATTTAGTCGATATTGGAGCTACTCGCGCCGCAACAGACTTTACTACAATAAAACGAATGGTTAACATCAAACACAATTTGCAATCCATGGTTACTTCAGAGGAGTGGATGGAATGCTCTTATTCAAAAAAGTCAGAGGGATTTGCAATGTTAGATCACATTAGTAGTCAGTCATTTTGGTCCTCCTGCATCTTAATATTCCGTTTAACAGATCCACTCCTGCGACTTTTGAGGTTAGTTGGCAGTGAGAAGAAGCCTGCGATGGGGTATGTTTATGCGGGGATTTATAGAGCAAAAGAATTAATCAAGAAAGATCAGAAAGATTACTTGGTTTACTGGAATATTATAGATCACCGATGGGGAAAACTACAGCACCATCCTCTTCTTGCTGCAGGTTTCTACCTCAATCCCAAGTTCTTTTATAGCATTGAAGGAGATATACATCATCAAATTAGGTCATCAGTGTATGATTGCATAGAAAAGTTGGTTTCCGACCCAAAAATCCAGGACAAAATAGTGAAAGAGACAACTTCTTACCACAATGCTGTCGGGGATTTTGGCAGGAAGATAGCAATTCGAGCCAGAGACGCTTTACCCCCTGGTAAGGTCGTTTACAAGATGTAATGGTTTGAGTTTTTATAAGAGTCCTGTTTGTTTGCTTTACTAGTTCCTCTACAACTTGCAACTTTGAAGAATATCGACTTCTTATGGGGAGCCTTAAGACACCACCCATGCTTTGTTCGTTTATGTGATACTCGATTCCAACACACGAAAAAAGTAATAGCTAagcctgtaaaaaaaaaatttagtctCCCTGCTCACCTTGGTGATAGAAATGCTTTGTTGACATGCACTTCATTTGTTTTGCCTTCTGTTTTTGCACTTGATGTTTTTTCCTAATAACTGCGTAATATTTTTTGTATGTAATGCTGGTTGCGAGAATtattaatgccttgtttggatgctaattttaaaaaaaaaaaaatcaactcaaaaaacactcactATCCCtatttccactcattacccctatcttcaattattattctcatttctctttctatctctctccactcattacccatgtgtccaattattaccctaatttctctctccactcattacctcaaaaaccaaactcaaaaattctcaaaaacccatccaaacaaagcataacaaagccaaaaaaaaggCACTACAAAGGGGCATACCCATGAACAAACATGCCCAAAACACAAGACACCTAGTGAAAAACACCACCACACAGGACTTAGCCTGGACAATCACCCTCCAACAAGCCTACCAAGAAAGGGTATTACTCCCACCTGCCTCTGGAACAGGCTACCATCAAGATAGCATCTACACCGGGAAAATAGACAACCAATTTAGGAAATTACTAAATTTTATGAAAAGATGTTCCATAGCAAACAGAGTTTTTTGTTGACGTGGGAAACCTTGACATTCTTCCAGGAACTTCTTCAATTCCGGATGTTGGACTCCACCCTTTTAACCATAGCCTCCACACCATCTCCTTTATCTGAAAAACCCTAGCATCCCTCTCCTTCAAGATGTGGTATAGAGTAAGCAAAAGCAAGTTTGCATAATCTGTTCCATCCACATCAACTCTTGAACAAACTCTACAGGGCTTCTGTAGACATCATTTTCAGACAAAATATGTCCCCAACTCTTGAACAAACTCTACAGGTTAAGATTTACCAGGTTCTGAATTGGGTAAGTGTCCAGGTAATTAAGAGACGAGATGTTAGTTTTACTTTTACCAAGTTCATCCTCTATGTTTTCAGGCACAAATCAAGAGAGCTTGATACTTGCATTTCAGCCAAGTAAACAATTGGCACAAAAGCTGGTTCTACTTAACATCTTGTAATGGAATAAGTGGATCCCACCGATTAATACAACACCATCGTTCCTTTCATTGTTTTTTATTCTAGAAACTAGGTTGCATGCAGTGGTTAGTCGTAGTCTCGTAGATTAATTATTACACGAATTACTTTTTGAGGAGAGGGAAGACGGGGATTATCACAAACCCTTTATGCATGACTGTGTTCCATGGATATTTCGCCAGCTGATTTTGTTTCATAACTGTACTTCTGCCTTTATGTGACTTTTTTGTCAGATTCTTATACAATTTGATTCTCTCAGATGAGTGGTGGTCGACATATGGAGGGGGGTGCCCGAATTTGGCTCGTTTGGCCATCCGTATTCTCAGTCAAACTTGCAGTTTGATCAGCTGCAAGACAGACCGGACAACTATTCAAAAAATGCATGATACGAAAAACTGTCTTGAGCATCAGAGGCTTAGTGACCTTGTTTTTGTTCACTACAACTCGCGATTAAGGCAAATGTAAGTGTAGAGAACATATGAACTTTTCATAGAACACAAAAGGTATTTAAAGTCCAAGAGATAAGGCCTTCCTTGGACTAATTGATCCTTTACAGGGTTCGGAAGGACAGAGAACAGGATGCAGTGGACCCCATTTCGTTTGAGAACATGGGTATTGTCGGAGATTGGGTAATGGTGAAGGAAGGATGTTCAGAAGACTTTGGGAGCTCAAATTGGATGACTGTGGACCCACCTGTGGGGAACACAATGCTTCTAAGACCATCAACCGATGATGTAGAAGACTTAGGTGCAGGTAATGATAGTCTTTTGTAACTTCATCTTATTTTCTTCGTTGCAAAATAAATTAATTCCAGTTATGGTTTTGCAGGGTTCAATGATTTTGAAATCTTTGAAGGAGTGAAAAACGGAGAAGAGGAAAATGGTGAAGACAATGTAGTAAGCCAGTAGACACGGCAGAAAAtgcttgttttggttttggtcttttcttcttttggaggCAGTGGAAAGTTTACTCTGGGGAATCTACTTCGATGGTAGTTTATGCTTTGTGTTGTAATTAGGCAGGAGAAAAACATATAGACCCATTGTGTATGTTTGGAGTTTGGGATTACACGTATTGTTAATGCTAAACCAGTTATgtatttagtttggtttttttggatggcgtgtatttttgttttttgaaaacaggAGGTTGGGGACTACAATGATCTAAGAGTACGAAGTTGGAATCCTTGTAAGGCTTAAAACCAGGCGTGATGAACTCTGCATCGATTCCAGGAACAAAGACTTCTTTCCGCAAGTTAAAACTTGAAGCTTGATATAggtatttatgtatatatgttacGTGTTCGGGTTTTCACATTACTGTGAGGTTTCTATTTCGACGTTACTGTGAGACTTAGAACcagctttttgaatttttgtctcTGTCTTGTTACGTTGGTTTCTGCTTTACATTCATTCTTTTGTGCCCTTTAATTGCTTTTTGTGAAAAATGACCCAACGCTAGTATATCCATATGAAGTATGTAATGAGAGAATTGGCCAACTTTGAGTGTGGCTTTCTTTTTGGCCTGATCTTCCCAAAATGCCCCCATGTGATGGCTTAATCCTGACCTTCAGCTGAAGGGTATTATACTGTTATTGTACATGTGCATATCTATGAACACAAGGCTTTTTAAGCACCCCCGATTGCTTCCATTGTTGTTGGAAAGGACGCTGAGATTTCTTTCAACACCAAATCCCGCAAATCCTGACTATCACATCAGTCTTCTCCGCCCTTCTCCCTCTTTCACTGGCCCTTACCCCTTTCTACGTCCATAAAAGAAAGAGATATATAGTCAagaaataccacaaattttcttttgggtttccATCCAAGAAAACCAGTTCATCAGTTAAAGATGCCAGCCTTAGCCGACGCTGTAGGGATTTTCCAGTTTTTGGCTTCAAATACAAACCTAATTCAATTCCAATCGGTCCAAGAAGCCAATTTTATTCAAGCTTCCTATGGTCTGTAAGAAATCGATCTGTCTTCTCCTTGAGCCTTACAGTTTCTCTTTCCTATTCTCTTAAATGCTGGCAATGTATTTTGATGCGTAATTTGGGTCTTGGGAGCATGTCCCTGTTGTTTGCTtttttgtcaggaaaaagaaaaggtcacAGAATGATGTTCGACTATGAAACTGCATAGTTGTCGAAGGAATTCAATTTAGAAATTATAACCATGCGCAATTGGTTATTTCTTTTCTCCGGTGAGTTTCTGCTAGTTGTATTCTGTTATTTTGTCATTGAATAATTTGCTTCTATAGAGCAGAATGGAGAAAAAtatttgccgataaaaaaaatgtagaaaaatAATTCATGTAGCAGCCGCAATTGGTTGGAATGCAATAcatagtttggtttgatttggaaatATTAGTTTGCTATATTTCACAtgtttctgttcttttttcttttataaatatCCAGGTTCGTGTTGATGTCGGTGCAAGAAGCGCTGGCAAGGTTCAGGCAGCACTCACAGAGACCGACTGAGTTGGTTTGGGAGCCTTTGAGAGAGCAACAATATTATGAGGTAGAGCCTGATTTTATGAGCCACATTTCGTCTTTTTGCTGCTGTTGTTGCCGTGGGATTTGACGAATGGTTGGTTTTGTAACTTATGTTCCTTATATTCTTTTGTTTGAGATAAGGAAACCTTTCAACATAATGTCTCATGTTTGATGGTTTCATTCATGGTGATTGTGCTGTTCCTAATGCCCATACTTGTAGAAAATATGGTTATGTACTCTATATGTAGTTTTGTGCTACTTCGGTTTCAAGCATGCCTTTGCTGTAAATTGAACTTCCACCGCGTCTTAGATTGGCAAGTGTTGAAACCTCTATCATACTATTAGCTACAATCCGCTTCAAGAAAAAAGTTCGTTTGTTTTGGAGTGTTGTTCTTTTGAGGTTACGCTCTATCATTTTCCACGATTATGCTAGGAAGACTGAGCTCATTGGAGGAagcggattcatgtagccgaccccaagtgattgggacgtaagactcggtttggtttggtttggttatgctAGGAAAACTGAGCATTTTTTATACTACAACAATTTCAGTAACCATTTGATTTTAAGAATGCAGAATCCGATTTCAGTACCATGCAGATCCAAACTTTGCGTTGTTTGGTGGTTGACACCTTGGAAAGTGTGTAGCTAGATACCAAAGATTATCAGTTTGTTCACACAACTCAACATGACATGTGTAGCTTTCTAAAACATGCCTTATTTTATTGCCTTGTAGTTTTAGTacttaattagttaattaagaTAACTAATTACCTTTTGCATGATATTAGTTTTTGAGTCACAATTCACAAATTTAGGATTGTGTGGGACTACTATTGCTTTGAAAATGCTTGAGCATGAATTTTGGCCTCTTAACTGGGTGACAATTTTTCAATAACTCATGATACTTAGTTGTGAGGTTTTGACATGGTTAATTggctttctttttcctttccttttgatACTGAGATAATTTGGTGAACTGTAGTACAGATTACCCTTTGACATTTAGGTTTTGTGTCCGATAATTTGGTTAATCCTATATTCCTATGTCACCATTCCCACTAAAATTTAGTGGTCTATGAGTTGATGTTTGCGGGGGTGGATGGAATTTACATTGCTGATAAGAACCACGCTAACCGTTTGACGGGAAAGAAAATCTATATAACCAACTGGAGCTTGCTCCCGTTGTAGGATCGCCATCGATTCTGCCTTCAAACCCCTGAAGGGCTCAGGAACCCGCTGCCTGAACCAAACCGACCTGGGTCTCCGAATCCCAAAAATGATGGGTAGAGTGGGAGATCTCCTCTCCATGGAGAGTGTCTCAACCATCTCGCCACCATGTGGtagaagaggagaggagagggtcTGGGTTAGTGGCGGATTGAGAGGGGAGGAGGAAGGAAGAGATCTGAATAGACATTGACACTTAGcagcttttctttttgtttgttgtatttttttttttttgtgtgttgtttTGTTGCACTTTATTTTCATATTAATATAACTGGTATGATCTtttgctataaaaaaaataaaaaaataaaaatgaagaagaagaagtgcacaatattttctgttattttagCTTGTCAAATTTTGAGCTTAAGGTTGCCTACGATCAAGATACAAATAGTTGGTGGGAAAAGACAAACTTGACATATGTAAGGTGAAAATAGTGCAGTTAGTTTGATcattagtaaaattaaaagagaaccACCATATCTAAGGGAACTAAAATTAactcatcatttttttattcactGGTTAATAAGTTTATCATATCAAACAACTTTCCAACTTAAAAAACTCAGGATTCAATTTTCAATACtctagtacttaattttttagctttCAGCTTccaattttcagttttatcaaacaccaCCTTAATTCCCAATTCGAAGATGTATTTTTGCTTATTTACGATTAATTTCCTATGTACAATAAAAAAGTCCTTGCTTTTTTCACCTAAAGAACCAAGGAGAGCTTTTAAGGGTATTTAGCTTGACTCACAATCAAGTTTTTACAAAATCTACGAAAAACTACATTAAACACATTCACAACTTACTTTAAAAACAACCTAAAATGGCATAATCTTAAAAGCTAACTCATAAGTGTGCCTGCGACAATTTCACAAAATTTCTATTCTGGCATTCTCATGGATGATTCTCTTACCCTTCAAGCCACTGACAAAATCTTTGCATCTAGCACTTTATACGATAAAAAATGCTATTTGACAGCTTATTGGACATGAAACAACCAAATTTTTACACAATTCACGAAAACTGCGTCAAACATATCCACAACTCAATTTAAACTAATAATCTAACACGCCATAGTCTTAAAGCTAATTGATAATTCAGCCTCTCAGAGTTTTACTACAGATTTCTCATTCTCGAGGATGATTTTCACTGAAAGGAAGCCCACTATGACAAAATCTTTGCAGTGACAACACAAGTATTAGACCGGATCTACCTTTGAATGCCCAACTACGTAGCATCAGTCAAGATTAACCATCAAAGGTCAAGCTAGACTGGATAAGAGTACCCGCGGAGGTACCGGGAATCAACACCTGATTCACGAACCAGTGCCAAACGCCCAGTTCGTGCCACCTacaaaaaagaataacaaaaaaaaaagaagccgcATTAACAAAATTGCATATTACAAGAACAGAATTTCAGTGGCATATGATACGAATCTAGACTTTTCAACAATTGATCATCAAAAATGCATTAAAAGCTAAGATAATTCACAACCCATTGATCATCTTAAGTATGAAGAGTTTAAAGAAAGAAGCAACCGAGCTTTAGATGGAAGAAAACAATCTGGCGTGAACAAGAATCAAAAGAAGTCTAAAATGAAACGCACGGCTCCTCTATTAGCATCCAAGAAAACGATTCCAGAGGAAAGTGTAAATAATGTAACGAAAAGAACAAGTATATAATACTCCGTAACCATTACTTGTTTACTTTTCAAGAGAGTTTGCATAAAATAATATGTTTCTTTCCTGCAACGCGTAATTCCCTACATGATTTGAAGGAAATTGTTTCCTGCAAGAAAACTGTTATGGGGAACCCACGTTTTCCTCAGCCACCTgaacacatgcaggaagataaATCGGTAGCGTTTTTTTTCGCCTTCTATTTACAATCGTTCCTAGAAAGGAGCAACTGAACAGGGCCAAAGATCTCAAACCTATATGAGTGAGCCCCAACTTACTAGAAGTAAATAGCTAATGCTGAAATAAAAATCAAGGATAAATAACAGACCTCACAAATGCCATATGGCTCCAACAGTCTCTGGAGAGCAACCATCTTATTTAAATCTCCTGTAAGCTGGAACAATATCCAAAAGAAGAATTGTCAATAATCACCAGTCATATATTGGGGAGAAACCCAAGGATCTAAACTAACAAGCTGATAACCACTCAATGCTTTATTTTTGCCAATCACAGGGCGCTATACTCAAAAGATTATAACTACTGGCTAGAATGTGAGAGATTTGAACACAGGGTCTAAGAGGGCGGCAGAAAAGCTTTGCTCAAGGCTTGAAGTGGTGATGTTGCTCGTCTTTGATAGACCAAGTTCAATAATTTGGCCAAGTTTGTGGTAAACAGATATTTGCTGGCTACTTGTAATGTGGGACCGGAGGGTGTGGAGAGTCTGCCAAGTGAGGTTGGAGTTTTCGAAGTGTCTTGTTTATCAAAAATCATGCCGTGTGCTATTACGTGGGTGTTGTGCCCAACAACTTCAGGTCTGGTGGGAAGATCGGTTAAGAAAGCAATGCTTGGAAGAACTACTGAATGCTACGAACTTCTTCAGGATTTGAGAAAATCCTTTTTTGTTAGCTTTACCTTCAGTACATATGGTGAATGTAGGAAAACGAGGTGATGACAAGGAGAATATGAATGTACTGACTTAAGATATATGATATAGCCTTTTGCTTTGTAGGGAAGGGAACGGGACAAACTATAGGAGACAGGCTAACTCTAGGTCATGAAGATATGAGAGAAATTATGGACTAGAAGCCTTagtggaaaaatgagaaatcAAATACAATCACCTGTGATATCAGATTTGTACAGGCTTTATTTTTAATGCTACGTCAGGAATAATCCATGGATCTTACGAAGAATTCATTGgttagtttaaattttttcaagaaaaggaaaacagaaaaaccaagcagaaagaaaatcaattattttttgtatggaCAAAGCAAGAGTCAAGTACTGTCTTCTAGCTCATTCAATACCAACTTCGATATTGTTAATCACCAAACAAGAATGCTAAACCAACTCATTGTCCTGTAATTTATGGTGCCAAATCTGAGCACTTAATGTATGAGAACTAAAAATGCCACGTCGTCATTGTCCACAAAATGTTGATTAATTTGGTAAAGATTGGGTGCAAGAAAATGTAGAAAACATGAATGGAAATATGTTTGGAAAGATGATCACCTCAAGTGTTATGGTATGATCAGAAACATCAACAGCTTTGGCTCTAAAAATGCTAGCAATGTCAAGAACATCACGACGGGCAGCAGCGTTCACAGCAATCTTTATCAACATCAGTTCCCTCTCAGCAAACGGCAGGTGAGTGAGATCCTGAACCTGAAAGAGTGACCAAATCTATGATGACTCATTTGTACATGCTACTAAATCTACTATGATTCACGAGGTTTTAAAATTCAGATCATTGCCGAATATTAGAGTAACACGTCATATAAAAATATAGAACAAAACCCCCATTGTTTTGGTCAATGCATGGATTGACTCCCTGTTCTTTATTGACTAAATGGTGCACCGTCACCTTCCGCTAACCTCTCTTGTAAATTGTCCTAGATACCCAAATCTTCCTCACATCTCTTCAAAATACATATATCCAGATATAATTCTAACAAAAACCAGCATCAATTGCCCCCTCATTGCCTTGTCCCATCATCACCTACTTTTCTGTCCCATACCTGCTGCTCGCCACAATCTCGCCAGACCATAGAAAGATGACCCACTAATTCGAGAATCCTCCTATACCTTTTTGCTTCCCCATTTTAATTCCGCATTTCTCTCTCGAATTGTGTGTGTATGTTCATTAAATCCCTGTAAAAACCCAAATCCATTCACACAAAACACTTTACATAAAGTTCAGAAAATATGGCAAACCCGAACCCTTGCCCCATTGCCACGAGATTCAACATTGGTACTTCTTAGCATTAGTGTCAGATTTGGTGAGGACTGAACCTACCTAGTAACCTCTGACTGCACTTTACATAAAGTTGAGAAAATATGGCAAACCAGAACCCTTGCCCCATTACCACTAGATTCAATATTGGTACTTCGATTAGTATTAGTGTCAGATTTTGGTGAGGACTGAACCTACCTAGTAACCTCTGACTGCACATCAGCAGCCATTAAATTCccaaagcccaaaaaataaCTTTAGAATTTATGTCTTGACGGACGTAGTTGTTACTAAATTAACAGCAGTTCTCTCATACCCCTCACTCTGACAGTCAGGCCCAACTGTTCTCTATATAGAGAGGTGAAAAAGGCTGGGGTTCAACAAAGTTGGGTGATcaaaactgagagagagagagagagagagagagagagagagagagagagagttgcttttgttttggTAATAATTGTAACTAATGGGATGCCATAGAAGACAGTTGCATGTGGAAGACAATCTGTAAGCAAGGTCTGTTTGTGAACTATGGAATTGAGACAATGGAGGGTTGTAGAAGACAAGTTGGGTTCCAGAGGAGAAAATGAGTGATGAAAACAATGGCATCCTTGTAATTTTGTAGAACTAGAATGCtctttttgtttggaaacaaTGACCCACTCTAAGGTAGCGTATCTGAGTAATAACTAGTGCTAGATTACTCAAGGAGTTTTGCTGTGATAAATAAAGGTCAGAGGCAATCCACAAAAGGACAAAAACCATACAGAAGGtctaacccaaaaaaatgataacaAAACAGAAGAGATGCTGCCCAAGATGTATATTTTACATCAAGTGAAGTGTCATACTTCATGCTCCAGATGTACCCAAAGCATAGCCAAATTTTTTGGATGTAGGTACCATTTCACTTGTGGGCCCATATGGCCCTTCTAACTGTCTTTTATAAAATGACCATCCATACTAAGCAACTAACCACAAAAACACAACTGGCAACTAACCACAAAAACACAACTCTTCCTTTCTCATAGGCTATGAATATCGAATCATGATTATCTACTAGGAAACAAAACATTATTCTGTTCCTTGAACACAAACAATGTGATCACAGCATCACAAACTCTTCAACGTTTAAATATCTGGTGGAATTCCATAAGATTGCACCAAGATTTGAAAACCCAATGGCTGACTAGCAGACATACAATAACAATGGTGGTGCCCTATACTTTCCCGAGACAAAGGCAATTTTATATCATTCATGTTATGTAATCAACCAATAGTTGTTTCACCTTGGACCAGGATAACCTCACCTCATGAAGATCTATCAGCTTGTAAAGTTGCTGAACCAACTTGCCAATAGACTCATCTGTGCCAGGAACAACAGTTGTAATACGAGAAAGCCCCTCAACTTCGGCATGGCCAACAGCTAAACTCTGAACgggcaaaaaaaaaggaaaagacaatCACACACACGCCAaatggagaaaataaaatgatggaAACCAAAGAAGAGAAAGATAACAGTGAAGTACACACCTGAATATTATAGCCCCGTCGAGCAAAAACTCCAGTTAATATGTTGAGAACTCCAGGCTTGTCATTTACCAGCATGGATAAAGTATGCGACCGAAGCCCACTTGTCTAGAAGTATCAAACCAAGCATTATTGCTCACCTCATCTTGAAGTCTTTAACTAACTTTCCACAAAAATCACACATTTTACAGCAGCAAACAGGCCAATGGGAAAGGGGGAAAATACTTAACAGCATTGTAGAACTCACAACATCAATCCAACTAGTTCAAGAttaatttttgcaccaaaagAGCCCTTTTGCTGGGGATCAAAATCAAAGTGTCATTCAAATTGGGTCCGATATATCCAGATTACTAGGACCTTATATATGCGGTCACACAAAACCGAACACTAAATATAGGAATCCATTTCTGAATGATTCTGGCTTTCATGCTTCAGTGggtctccaattttttttatcttcgaCCACATGTTCTAAGTTTAGTC
Proteins encoded in this region:
- the LOC131301825 gene encoding uncharacterized protein LOC131301825, producing the protein MASGLEPVPLTSQKHDPAWKHCQMFKNGDRVQLKCLYCGKIFKGGGIHRIKEHLAGQKGNASTCLRVQPDVRLLMQESLNCAVAKKRKKQKIADEITSFNDPSGSEIDPFGNKCGLNTEVELIAVPEAVELDSTLLINQEGESTSNKGAGRKKKGRVRKASRSSIPNALVVNDNTLVGSKRTNNHASMAISRFFYDVGIPLDAVKSMYFQAMVDAIASQGDAGVVAPTYHDLRSSMLKNALQEVRNDIDQCMGTWGKSGCSVLVDEWVLEKGRTLVNFLVFCPEGMTFLRSVDISDILDSPDSLYELLKGVVEEVGIRNVLQVVTNIEERYVIAAKRLTDDFPTVFWTPCAAHCIDLILEDFKKLEWINVIIEQAKSISRFIYNHSVVLNMMRSYTFGVDLVDIGATRAATDFTTIKRMVNIKHNLQSMVTSEEWMECSYSKKSEGFAMLDHISSQSFWSSCILIFRLTDPLLRLLRLVGSEKKPAMGYVYAGIYRAKELIKKDQKDYLVYWNIIDHRWGKLQHHPLLAAGFYLNPKFFYSIEGDIHHQIRSSVYDCIEKLVSDPKIQDKIVKETTSYHNAVGDFGRKIAIRARDALPPDEWWSTYGGGCPNLARLAIRILSQTCSLISCKTDRTTIQKMHDTKNCLEHQRLSDLVFVHYNSRLRQMVRKDREQDAVDPISFENMGIVGDWVMVKEGCSEDFGSSNWMTVDPPVGNTMLLRPSTDDVEDLGAGFNDFEIFEGVKNGEEENGEDNVVSQ